A genomic stretch from Sphingorhabdus pulchriflava includes:
- a CDS encoding sigma-70 family RNA polymerase sigma factor yields the protein MRPLPPAAFDALCSPQPYANMRRAEVELLVREHSALVRRLAWQVHSRMASSTELEDLIQTGLVALIEAARTYVDQGHAFATYASVRVRGAMIDQLRRNSAMSRRAMADRRKLMQTRSELEQRHLRPPTVAEMAAALHVPLEAYQAMVDAAEPVQSESIDEIYSDYDGCFADPSASADQLVEAEDMREHVTVLIAELPEREAMILQLFFVEDLNLHEIGAVLGIGAARVCQIKKSALTKLRNRFGELDAV from the coding sequence ATGCGTCCTTTGCCTCCGGCTGCATTTGATGCGCTGTGCAGCCCACAACCTTATGCCAATATGCGCAGAGCAGAGGTCGAGCTGTTGGTGCGAGAACATAGCGCACTCGTGCGCCGTCTGGCTTGGCAAGTGCACTCGCGCATGGCATCGTCAACTGAACTCGAAGACCTGATACAAACAGGGCTTGTCGCCTTGATAGAGGCTGCACGCACCTATGTCGATCAGGGGCACGCCTTTGCGACCTATGCTTCGGTGCGAGTGCGTGGGGCGATGATTGACCAGTTGCGCCGTAATTCCGCGATGAGCAGGCGTGCGATGGCCGACCGGCGAAAGCTGATGCAAACGCGATCTGAATTAGAGCAACGCCATCTCCGGCCGCCTACCGTGGCCGAAATGGCCGCAGCCTTGCACGTGCCACTCGAAGCCTATCAGGCGATGGTCGATGCTGCGGAGCCGGTGCAGTCAGAATCGATTGACGAAATCTATTCGGACTATGACGGCTGCTTTGCCGATCCATCGGCATCCGCAGACCAGCTTGTCGAAGCCGAGGATATGCGTGAGCATGTCACGGTGTTGATCGCAGAACTTCCCGAACGTGAAGCGATGATCCTTCAGCTCTTTTTCGTTGAAGACCTGAATCTCCATGAAATCGGTGCGGTTCTGGGAATCGGTGCGGCGCGTGTTTGCCAGATAAAGAAGTCGGCGTTGACCAAACTACGCAATCGTTTCGGCGAATTGGATGCTGTTTGA